From Brassica oleracea var. oleracea cultivar TO1000 unplaced genomic scaffold, BOL UnpScaffold00774, whole genome shotgun sequence, one genomic window encodes:
- the LOC106320047 gene encoding uncharacterized protein LOC106320047, which produces MAAEKFGPHLKTILKGKHIDAIYELWGVSYAVEIESPRTAGGLSFPLPRFLLEVLAEIKMAFTQIARNFFRYFLGCWVRAQEEGLEFGLRELKQLFSIKRNNGFHGTMIISPRGGRVIIEGIPNKDDRWRENFFVLKINLASVGDFDFERIPREWSDDIEPFGSAPMSLELRGLMETLRRGSTCWLSFTPDRIQAAYALPPGANRATPVTLVAPVRPKRGQGTKRKKDEEVLLDRPDESSEAGSSERDRKVHRGRVLRPRSQAQSPGLLARPVSVAFPSGGARKAPDTSASSAGDRALNDEIDSLSRQSRRRVLEELTLWLRDRRARNFLRRCVLLVKVLRSEIPILENPESLAEIWCKIRAEGCELPSLEHMRERDAYVRMAVANAKLRGELDTARETERQRELDFEKLKKKLAASEAEKGVVQRDLNSMEEKYRREIEGRDRKARKDLHLARVSLVKEYEGVLAVVRGKLEQKKKETAAEILLQETRAHIEALPSIVRVASSSRRSWSAIKTWRFRSTSITVLLRCRTLLLVVSISPRSPETRSTRIDARITSI; this is translated from the exons GCCATTTACGAACTCTGGGGAGTCAGTTACGCCGTAGAAATCGAATCCCCGAGGACG GCTGGCGGCTTATCGTTTCCTCTTCCTCGTTTCCTTCTCGAGGTGCTGGCGGAGATCAAGATGGCGTTTACCCAGATAGCGCGTAACTTTTTCCGGTACTTTTTAGGTTGCTGGGTCCGAGCTCAGGAAGAAGGTCTCGAATTTGGTCTCAGGGAGTTGAAGCAATTATTTTCCATAAAGCGAAACAACGGCTTCCATGGCACAATGATTATCTCTCCTCGAGGTGGTCGTGTTATCATCGAAGGCATTCCTAATAAGGATGATCGATGGAgggagaatttttttgttttaaaaataaatctagcgTCGGTCGGAGACTTCGATTTCGAGAGGATTCCTCGGGAATGGTCCGACGACATTG AGCCTTTTGGGTCTGCGCCTATGTCTCTCGAGCTTCGCGGGTTAATGGAGACTTTGCGTCGAGGTAGCACTTGCTGGCTCTCCTTTACTCCTGACCGAATTCAAGCCGCCTATGCTCTCCCACCGGGTGCGAATCGTGCTACTCCTGTCACCTTGGTGGCTCCTGTTCGGCCCAAGCGAGGTCAGGGCACCAAAA GGAAGAAGGATGAAGAGGTGTTGCTCGATCGTCCTGATGAGTCTTCTGAGGCCGGGTCATCAGAGCGAGATCGGAAAGTCCACCGGGGGCGGGTCCTTAGACCGAGGTCGCAGGCTCAGTCTCCTGGTCTTCTTGCTAGGCCAGTGTCGGTCGCTTTTCCATCTGGTGGAGCTCGAAAGGCACCGGATACTTCGGCGAGCTCTGCTGGTGATCGAGCTCTTAATGACGAGATCGATTCGTTGTCTCGTCAATCTCGACGTCGGGTTTTGGAGGAGTTAACTCTGTGGCTTCGGGATCGTCGAGCCCGAAACTTTCTCCGCCGTTGCGTGCTTCTGGTGAAGGTACTTCGCAG CGAGATCCCCATCCTTGAGAACCCCGAGTCCCTTGCGGAAATTTGGTGTAAGATCAGAGCAGAAGGATGCGAGCTCCCTTCTTTGGAGCACATGCGAGAGCGCGACGCCTATGTTCGGATGGCAGTCGCAAATGCCAAG CTTCGGGGTGAGCTGGATACTGCTCGGGAGACGGAGAGACAGCGCGAAttggattttgagaaattgaagaagaagttgGCGGCTTCTGAGGCAGAAAAGGGCGTTGTTCAGAGAGACCTTAACTCGATGGAGGAGAAGTATAGGCGAGAGATCGAAGGTCGGGATAGGAAAGCTCGCAAAGATCTCCATCTAGCTCGTGTCTCTCTTGTGAAGGAGTACGAGGGGGTTTTGGCTGTAGTCAGGGGTAAGTTGgagcaaaagaagaaagaaacggCCGCGGAGATTCTTTTGCAAGAGACGCGAGCTCATATCGAAGCTTTGCCGAGTATAGTGAGGGTGGCTTCGAGCTCGAGGCGGAGTTGGAGCGCCATAAAGACTTGGAGGTTTCGCTCGACGTCAATTACGGTCTTGCTTCGGTGTCGGACCCTTCTCTTGGTCGTCTCGATCTCCCCGAGATCTCCGGAGACTCGGTCAACCAGGATTGATGCGAGGATTACTTCGATTTAG